From the Ammospiza caudacuta isolate bAmmCau1 chromosome 1, bAmmCau1.pri, whole genome shotgun sequence genome, the window TGTTAAGGctccagaaatgcagcagaaatatATAGGTTTCTTGCCATTTGTGTTAATTTTCTTAGTCTTTTTGTTGCAATTTTAAAGGCCTTTTAAACTTtcatgtaaaaataaaactatgcACCAGGGGACAGGAACAGTGGTCCAGTTGCCGGATCTTCTTCCAGGTTCCTTGGCACTGAGAGTTGCCAATTGCTTCCCAGTGTAAGATTTTATCTCTGAAATGagaataaatatgaaattagaGGAGTAAAGCTGTGTATTTAGTGTTACTGGATTGAGTTGTATAAAATGTCAGAAGATTTAATCATGTAAGACTTTACTAAACTCATCTAGTTCTTAAAATGCTTTCTGGAGCAGACATTCTATTACTAAGTGGAATATCCAGGATGGTGGGTTGAGCAGCTGGTTGTACAGGTATTAAGTAGTATGCATATTAATAAATGTATGGATCAAATAAAAATCAGTTCTGAATAATAAATATCTACTTTAATAATAAATATCTGCTTTCACAATTACTTTTCTAAAAACCAGGTATTATATGCTTGAGGGGAGTACCAATCCACCACTGTTAAATCTGCAGTCAGATTTGGACTATGGTAGGAAATACCTTTTTTAAGTAAAAGTGCACACAGCTGTAAAAAGTCCTCTTCCACTACACAAATTCCATCACTTCTTCACAATAGTGAATAAAGCATTAAACTCTTATGTTAAAATGACTTCCCAATTTTATCGAggttttaaaagcaatttctgTGAGAAGCGAAAGGATAAAACCTTCTGAGCTTTTCAAACGGTTTGAGCTGTTCCATCTTTTAGATCCATTTAATGCATCTCTTAATGAGATACCCTGAGCAGTCTGAACTGTGCTGGGTGTGGCTCACCCGTGTGCGCCGTGGCCGTCCCCGGAGCAGCGGCGCGTGGCCGGGCCCATGGCCGGCGGCTGGCAGGCCACGCACACGGTGTGTCCCTCGCGCAGGTACTGCATCCAGCGCGCGTGCGGGCGCGTCTCCGAAGCACAGTGCTGCGAAAGGGATTCCGTCCGGAACTCCACGCAGTATCTGCTCCGGAGGAAAAGCACCAAATTATGAGAAATCAAGCATGAGCTAAGTAGGCACTTTGAATGGACTTACATATCGTAAGGGTGGTGCAAGTTAGACATCGTCGTTGCTAACAAATCTTCTGACCCTAACCCAATCAGTGGATTCTTAAAAACATTATGAAAACTATTTCTCATTCTATGCCCCAGTCCAGTGTTTTATGTATAATCTCACTTTCTGGTAGTGTTCTGTATTCCTAAATTATGAAAAACAGATCTCAGTAAcccatattttttcttctatgctgctgaaagaaaatggaagagaGACTTTAAGAATATCAATGAGTTTTATTGTTCTAGGAAAAATAGCAGAGGACAAAACATTATGGGCATTACAGACCCAGTAATAGCCTAATTTAAACTTCATTACCATCTCTACTGGTAACTAAACAAAATTTCTTACTGTTTGTGtcaaacagtttaaaaaaaaaggtctcTTGAGACCAACCCCATTCAGCCCACGTTGTTCAGAGACCTACATCTAATTTCTCAGACTTACACTTAGGATACATTCAGCTTTGTTTTAGCATTGTTTACTGCTGGCTTTCAAAAGCAGCTATCATCAGACCTGCCATGATCCCAATGTCTAATTCAGGACAATTAGCAAGTAATAAACAATATCTAGAACATGCAAATAAGCTGTGGGAGAGAAAACCAGTACAAGCTATAGCTTATTGTTTAATGATTTcaaatttaattacatttttctctgtagACATCTGTTTTCTACTGAACAAGATGACCCACATACATATGATAAATAGATTACCCTGCTGCTTCTTTGTCTGAAGGCCAGAGAGAAGATGCTGCTcgtctttttctttctttaccgTATTCAGAGGTAGTTATGAAAGCAGggactgaggaaaaaaacagttATGGTAAAACAGCAAGGCACAGCTGAGTCATATTGCAACTCCTGTAACAGTGGGTGAATGAATCAGGAGCTTGTGGATGGCGATGCTGGCTCACTTTATTGAAAAAGTGATAAAATGTTGGCAACATTGGACCTCAACCCCATTCCCTACAGCTAAGCTCtctttattcagaaaaaaaaaatctaataatgCATGTCATCTAGCCAGTGAGGAGAGAGGATGTACTGGAATCCCACAAGGAGTACTATTTCCTGTTTCATAGTGAATTTGTGTTCTAACTTCGCACAGAGGTAATTTGATACTTTGATCAGCTGAAGGAATGCACACAGCTTAGTTGTTTGCTTAACTGAAATTAAGAAAAGACAGAGTAGAAGAACAAATTATTGAATAAAAAGCAATATGACAGCAGAAAGTTCTAAATTATCATTTTAACCAGCTAACTGCAGATAGATGCTTGGCTTTTTTGCTGTTCATTGACATCAGTAAAATTTATGATGGTTGTGATGGACACAATATTCAGCAGAGAGGTGAAATTCAAAATACCATGTTCGTGGCCGCAGTCCTCCCCCTGGTAAGTCAGGTATTCCAGGCAGCCAGCCTTCTCCTCCAGAGCTGGACATGGTTCCCCACCATTTTGAGGCTCCTGTTGTACATAGCGCCGACGGACCCGCAGCCCAGGATGACATTGTTCTGCACAGCCACTCCAATGACTCCACTCCCCCACAACACAGGGAATAGCTGCAAAGCAGTATTAAAATATTATCAGTGGTCAGGACTTCTGTTTTATCCTAATTGCTCTCAAAAGCTTGAGATAATAAGACTATTGTGAGGGGCTTTTtgcttggtttgggtttttttactttttcttttctaattttatttatatgggTTTGAATGCTCTTCCGGGATTTTGCATACTCAAATTGAAAGTTCAAACAAATGCTTGCAATGCTTGGCTCCCTATTCCATCCCTTGTCCACAAAGAAACAGCTGTGGGGCTCTTCTGTACC encodes:
- the SBSPON gene encoding somatomedin-B and thrombospondin type-1 domain-containing protein codes for the protein MGSTALSGALWLGLLWAGSGAGGSCQGKCCQGRDATCVGEGWREGGGYGTCYCDGGCRRAGDCCHDHGQACPAIPCVVGEWSHWSGCAEQCHPGLRVRRRYVQQEPQNGGEPCPALEEKAGCLEYLTYQGEDCGHEHVPAFITTSEYGKERKRRAASSLWPSDKEAAGYCVEFRTESLSQHCASETRPHARWMQYLREGHTVCVACQPPAMGPATRRCSGDGHGAHGDKILHWEAIGNSQCQGTWKKIRQLDHCSCPLVHSFIFT